CGCTACAACTATAACTTATCAGATTTatgttttacaagtacattttaagcGTGTACAATAAAATTGCACAATCTGTCATAATCTGAACATCGGGAGTTTAAAGATAtatgaaatttagaaataaaatgctaCTCGTATATGTGCACTTACAACAGCGCTGAAACGTATACTAAAATTGCATTTACTCAATCCCTGTCTACAAACAATAACGAACTTTACAGTGTAAATATTTTTAGGATACCAGCACTGTATTATGCAATGTTATGTTTGTTtaggaaaaatacatttattttagattaaatcATCTTATCTCGAACCCAAGACgccttatctcgagcgcatgacatcttatctcgagcgcataaTATCTTATCTTGTGTGttcgacattttatctcgtgcacGCATCTTATCTCCTGCGCATGACTTTTTCTCTTCCCTTAAATAATGCACAAACGGGAACATGGGGTCTCCTCAatcatcaaaagctagaaagtcgctatgtgactaaaattgtgtcggtgtgacgtcaTTCCCAACATCCGTctgtttgatttttgttgttCCACATTTGGAAAATGCTACATGCTTGCCTCAGTGTTATGTTTTTTGTGTGCACGACCTTGGTCTAATCccctcagtcaagtgtgacagtTACCTTAAAGACAGAGGAAATTTGTTTGCTCGCGAGAATCGATCTCACTAAGTAAAGCATAAAgagttttcaaaatatacgacaaAGTTATGTTCTTGACAAAAAAATAGCTGCACATatgaacggacggacgcacgcacgcacgcacacatgcacgcactCACGCATGAATATTTCCCTGTATCTATATGACATGAAAAATGTTGTTATTTAAAAGTTACACACCGTGTGACTTTTGGCCTCACCGATAGATTGAACGATATGGGGTGGGTGTCAGGAAAGTGGGGATAGTGTAGTAACACTTCGTTGGGGACagacaaatatatcataactatCAATTACTTTCACCACTCTTTATCTCATATCGTATTCGTTATTCCGGGAGACCAAAATacgttttttcccttttattatcTAATTTTTCGTAGGAGGAGGTGAGGATGGGTGGTTGGGGAGGGTAGGAGTAGGAGGATGGTGATGTGCAGAGATTGCTTTACCAATTAAAGAAAAACTGACCTAGAGCTAGACTTTTGGAATTGCAGAGTAACGataaagaccatttcttgataaatgcgacttcattttacaagtttatgaacaagaAAGaggactttgtagacatttctcattctcatttctattaaaatatgaacatgaatcatttttacgttttaaacatctttccccctAGTGaggcaacaaaatatttcacatgtctttgtaaataattattatatatttatgctgcaaaaatggtacttggtcgcAGGGGGGAAGtgttaaaattgaaaagaaactacgtacagggtgtcagcaaacgaattttacataaaatatttgacacttaCTGCAtatgtttcctaaaccttacatatctacagctttattcatgtttgtatatttcaagaatagaaaacacaaaactaaataaatagcggacatagaaagtcaagctagaaagcagactgaTCGTAATAAGTATATCTTCTGCCTCTTGACAATCTGGATCTATTGACTGAGTGTCACCAGGACTGAGACAACAGCGTCTGTCGTAAGTCATGAACCAAGCAATTGGCTTGGACACGTACATATATATGTGTCTTCAACTTAtacatgacaaagagatatagGCGAACTTCTATTGGAATAGTGCAACTTTGGTGcaaacttttaaacttttaagcAAACCTAGAATGTATTTAAAGAACAACAtttgctttaattcgaaccaaagaacACTGGATCCAGCATCCGAAACTCTGGCAGAAGTACATCAGTCACCAACTCCTGAACTGTCCCTGTTGCTTCGAGAACTAACACTGAGGCCCATAAAACTAATACTTACGAACATAGAACCCATACTGACACGCCTAGAACTAACAATGATTCGCCAAGAATTAACACCAATTCGCttacacgtctgaaacttattccAAAGCCGACCGAACTACAAATAATGACCTCAAAGAACAAACAGAAACACCacaaaaatatcttcattatatgttgatactagctagtgaagttgaGTGAATCGGGCGGGCTCGCGATCCttctttatttctacaatgtatttttatgctgttttattctcttttttgtattaaagtaacagaaagcacatttaaatgtttgctagaCATTAAAAATATAAGCTAAATTTACATGACTTAGTGGCGTAGCCGCTTTAATTTCAGTACAGCAAGACTAGGCCTACAGATAATGTAGGAAACTGGAAAAACTTAACACaccaaaaatgcaatattaagggACCTAGAAAGGAGCAAACGATGCATTTAGAACGTGCCAACATGTGTCATATAATGCTAAAAGTAAGGAACCCCTGAACCCACAGGGGCAAAGGCAGTCTTCTACACCCCTCCGCTTAAACTgaaaaaaggccaactacgccaatgtatggccatcTTCACCACTGAATGTATCCGATATATAATcttccacataatgcccggtcagtattgtacatgtgtaaatacagtatagcaatagatgtatagaaaacaaacaataggctatgatcaatgcatcagttatcatgggcactcggatGGAAAGATCTGAACTACAGTTatgggaccaaatgttttgttccacatttgtttttttttccttttcgtttATTTCGTCTATTTTTAAAagtgtcaataaaactgataatctgcatggcatatgttaatttattatgttaaaatatttcataattatagatATACCTTAAatgccaatgcttattttaactaaaaatacacattttaaaattttcaaaaatattacccttagttacaaactattcgaatttcaaaaaaacaaatatgaaataaaattgttttttttttgtcacagtttgatatttatcagtatttgaagcctTAATATAAAACTACCTGCTAtcgaagtcaagaaatagcattgaatttGGGCAAAATCCCCTGCATAATGTCCGATGCCCTTTTAAAATGCGCTCCAGATACACGAGACAAgttgtcgagcgcacgagataagatgttgtgaccacgagataagatgtcgtgcgcgcaagataatttaatctttaaaaaataaatgcatgtcctaaacataccaccgaaATACTAGTATTAACATCCGCTTCTAATCACAAAAAAATATACGCCTACGTCTTACTCTTATGTATCAATGTAATAATAAGCGTGAACTGAAACAGAAATGATCAAAATTGCGGCATCTCTGATGCTCAGCCAAATAAAGCACGGACTCTTACTTAAATTGCTAGCAGAggtataagtacatgtataaaatctaaACCTCTATATACTAACACCTATCACAGTAAAGTACTctaattttaaaggaaaacaaggtattgtcaaacatttaagaaaaaagtCTTCCTGCAAGACTTTGCCTTTATCACTACACTTACATGAATATGTTCTTGTGACCTTACTGTAGTCATgagattcttcttttgtttgtttgtcttgggtttttcaacagtatttcagttatttaacggtGGGCAGCTAACCTAATCAATcttcctgtaccagtacaaaccagttcttcGCCAAGCGACTGTtaacttcccctcatgaatcagaggtggaggacgaatgatttcagacactgtcttttatcatcacggagaacgtacgcctcGCTCAGAACTCAAACGcacgaacccgcgatccgtagatctgcgctctcactTTTGAGTGAATCGGGCGGGCTCGAGATCCTTCTTTAACTTTCTTTAGCTTACGTTCTTCAGCTATTAAAATCTTCAAACAatttccttttcataaaaaatgaaatagattatatatttagaaaatacctTGATTGCCTACATAACGGGacacatttttgccaaattaaacAAGATCTGGAAGCAGAATGGTTATAAAAGTCAGACATGAAATATTCTAATTATAAAACAAGAATTGAGAAAATACAAGTACATTTATACGGCAATATTAAGTGCATACATGCTTTTTAAGTATATAGAATATTCTTACTTTACCATACCCGCGTTGTATCTAAGAGCGCACTTTGACGTCACTTTTTGTTCGTCGGATATGGGACAAAAAATCAGCGGCGCtaaaacagacgtgcatggtaatgtttgcgacgcCACAACTAAAAGGTCTCACTTACAACCAAGAAAACAGATACACATTGATGACGGAGGTAGTTCCTACTTTAATACGATATCAAAATCAAACGCGGGttgtaaaaatattacaaagtgctattccaccttaaaCGTTTAAGCAATAATttgtatatgaaaatgaaataaataataaaataaaaacgtaaTCCGTTAACAGACACCAACGTGAATACAGTCAGGGCGACTTTATTGCTAAGGCTTTATACTTGACATTCTAACTATATTTTTAAGTTATCACATTTTTAAATAGAATCTCTTTATATATGACTTAAAAAGTAATATAATATTTATGCATAAGAGCATAAATTAGTTTAGTATCTGATTTGACCAAAGGGTAAATAAAGTGAAAAAGACAAAAGCTTAAATAGCAGAAGTACATTAAATGTCACCTTGTCAATAGCTTTCAAAGCCTCTTTCACGCTTTCATCATTTGCAAGTACATCCTCATTAGCATTGTTCTTCACTTCCAGAACATCTTTGAAATTATCTAGGTATTCATGAAGTTGGTCCTCTGATAGTTCATAATTTGCATTGTGCAGTATCTCATTGCGACTTGTTCTCGcctaaaaagaaacatatatttatatctatagaatatgtattttattgGATAAAATGGTTTCATTTGTCAATGATTCAAATGTACTACAcataaaaacatcataaaatctTGCTTGTGTACCAGATAAATTTGTATGTTAAAGTACGTAAAATCAAGCAATGACGCatttgtaacatacattacacattgTCCTTATAACTTACGGAATGTCTTGTGATccataatatattttttgtgaCTGAGGCAGTAGGAAAAACATTTAGGAATGTGCATTTGagatgtatttatttaaaagtcaACTAATCTTGACAGAAATAAAGTAATAGATATCACCCTATCAAATACACCATAATTGCCATCTGTTAGATAGCTCCTGTTGTTTATGAACAAACACAGCAGTCCTGCGCAGTCAATTTCTTTAGAAGACCCCTTCCCTTTGTAGCCTTTGGTATTTATATAGCAAGTTGCCACACTCCATGGATCATAGCTCCATCGTTCAAGTTGCGTATTTTCCAATTCAGGATGCTCGAACCGATGATCAAAAACTATTTGGTCATAAAACTGACTGCAGTATCCACCATTAGGACACGGCCGCCTATTATATTGAGAACCTGAACATAGACActtattcttgttttgttttctgttacacTGTTTCTTGTTGTGCAAGGGATAAAGACTGGCTGCACTACAAGATATACATGGTTTTTCTAAATGAGGCAGAGTCTTCAACATCTCAGAATGGCGACGTTTCACTTCTTTCTCTGCTATACATTCTAGACCAAGCTTTAGGTGCTTAAGACCAAGTACACCTCTTACCCAGCTGGAGAAAAGCTTTCCTGATAGCTGTTCTTTTACTAATTGATTAGTTTCGCCTGTGAATTTAAAATTAGTAAAGAAGATTTTTAGTCAGGAATATAAACAATATAGGATATCATGtcatttactttcattttagATCGCAAACTTTTAAGACATTCATTGTccaaataatataattatatgtgaTTGTAGTTCACGAAGTTTGTCTAAAGAGAATTGTTACAAGTAGTCATTGTTCCTTATGTATAATTATCACTTGGCAGTGTCGTTcagtttttaaagaaacatttttactttACATGTAATGCCAATTCCGaataaaagttgtaaataaaTGCACAACCAAGTCAGTATATATCTTACCTTTTACTGTCATTGTTGTACATGATGTAACTCTACCAAATGCTACTACGTACAATCCGTCATCTTCAAACTGCACATTCCGAATAATAAGTTTATACTCCAGACCTTCTGAAACGACAACTACTCGAGACGATTGTGTGATTTCTTTGTTGTTATGGAACCATTTTGGGTTCTTAGTGTGTGCGTTAACAGTGCAAACGAGGGAAACATCCCTATTTTCTTTGACCTGTCCGTCAACATCTATATGTAAAGCTTTGACCACCATGAAATCTTGTTCTGTGTTAACACAATTATGCAATTAGTTATACTCTATAATTTCGAACTTAACAACAAAATCTGAAACAGGTTGTAAGCTGATCTGAGCATATCGTCACATTTCATGTTAGATAggagttttatttgcatttctaaTGCCAACTATGTAGATACTTAgccaggtgagcaatacagggccttcgtTTCCCTctttattttccaatttttttttcaaatgatactTAAAGTGCTTGAAATAAAAATTGGTCTAAACAAAACTAACGTTTGACTTAGGAATTTTCTGCTCAATGATTTCAAATACGGGAATGTTCTGATGGCTTGATAGGACATAGATACTTAGTCAGGCATTTGTTTCAAGGTTTACATTCTGTGTTTTAGAGTTTCTGTCGGTGTCAAAATTTCAAGCAATATTTAGTATTAAAAAGTATTTAGATAAGCTTACATACTTGAGACTTTAACGTAAGCTGACGTTGAAACGTTATTGTAGATGCATGAGTATTTGCCAGTATTTTCTGGAATTGCTCTTGCAAACACCAACCAGTGATAGCTTTTATCTGCAAGAACCTTGACAGTTTTCGTTTCAAGAAGCGGTTCATCATTTTTCCGCCACTCAGCTTGACTTCCAATTGTGTTTAGTTCACAAGAGAGAACTACTAAATCATCTTCATGCACAACTATATCGGATAGTGGCTGAATGAACTCTGTTTACTGTCCTGctatacatgtatctataaaaAAGATTATTACAAATTCATCTAAAATCTCAGTTAAATTCTATGGAACCTGAAATGTCAATATACTCCTGACGTTCAAATTTCTTCCGAGTgggtgacgtcatttgtgacgtcagtttcatatATGTTATTGGGTTTTAAAGTACTTTAACGACGACAGTTTCAATTTCATTCAGGTTTGATAACAGTTAGTatcatttatgtaataattttaagTGCAAATGCGTATGTCATAAAAGGGTTATTAGATTTTcgtcgagaaatatgcactcgttctttcgagGAATATTATTGCGCTCCTAAAATCGAGCAATATTTTCCccgcatatttctcgatacaaatctaaaaCATAGAGGAATGAATACGTGATCCAATATGTTTTCCAAAGAAGGAAGCAATATCAATAATTGTGATACGTTTACTTCGTATTTGAATGCAATTACCTTCTATTTAGCCTGGTCTATGCAATAAAATACATAAAGTGACAAGAAAAGTATCATTTCTACAAAACACGAGAAAGACAACGACTtccaaattgttttgaaaaagacTGTTGAAATAGGTGAGTTATTAAGTTTagatgttatttcattttcaataaagttTCGCTAAACACTTTTAGAccttaatatgtatatataagcaTATAACGCTATAGTACTTGGGTAGGACGACATTTTCTCATGAATGTTGCACGAATTTACGTTTGGACGTAAGTAATATACATTAATTCACACTTGTTGTATACCATGTAATAAACATTCTAATATGATTGTTTCTACTTACGCTAAAgcgacgtcacgttaacgtgcgatgacgtcaatgatTTTGTTTCGAACAAAACACAGCGCAACTACATTTTATCAacagttttagattaagggcatattagaatcgaaataatatatagcaaaatcgtgtttcacctaaattaatacactcaaaatcggttatacgtctccagaataattcactcgggctacgcctcTTTCAGtgcattaataacgttaaaacactcttttttctatacattatttcttaactaaTATTTACGTTAAAACTACACCAGCTTACGTCCTCAGGCAGTATTTCATAGTGTGCCAATTACCAAATGCTGGTACATATTCGGTCCCAAGCAGAACGACGGCatgtcaataatttttttttaaatgtatatgatacAAATGTCAATAAACGGCAGTAATATATTTATCTCTTATTTATTATGGTAACAGATAATAATTGTACCTGACATGTAAATATCAAATACTGGCTGCTTAAGATGAAGCTTACAAAGTTAACAGTTTTATCTGTGCATACATTATTACAGTTGTTCTTGTATTCAGACTGTATTTGTACATTTATCCGttgacatttatatatattatcttaTTTATACATATAACAATATGTTATAATGGGTGGGAATAGCTACTTACCATTGTAGTCTATCTTCTCCCCTGTTTCTCTCAACGGATCATCTTTTGTTTCGCTCTGGCCATCTA
The DNA window shown above is from Mercenaria mercenaria strain notata unplaced genomic scaffold, MADL_Memer_1 contig_3573, whole genome shotgun sequence and carries:
- the LOC128553186 gene encoding uncharacterized protein LOC128553186, whose amino-acid sequence is MVVKALHIDVDGQVKENRDVSLVCTVNAHTKNPKWFHNNKEITQSSRVVVVSEGLEYKLIIRNVQFEDDGLYVVAFGRVTSCTTMTVKGETNQLVKEQLSGKLFSSWVRGVLGLKHLKLGLECIAEKEVKRRHSEMLKTLPHLEKPCISCSAASLYPLHNKKQCNRKQNKNKCLCSGSQYNRRPCPNGGYCSQFYDQIVFDHRFEHPELENTQLERWSYDPWSVATCYINTKGYKGKGSSKEIDCAGLLCLFINNRSYLTDGNYGVFDRARTSRNEILHNANYELSEDQLHEYLDNFKDVLEVKNNANEDVLANDESVKEALKAIDKTGIE